In Marinibacterium anthonyi, the DNA window CGCCGCAGGCGCGGCGCATGTTTCGCGCCGCGCCCCGGGGCGTTCTATCCGATCACGACAAACCGCACCGCGCGCTGGATCTCAAAGAAATCATCCGAGGTGAATTCCAGCACGCGGGGTTCGGGGTGCGTCATGCCCGGATACCAGCTGCCGTCGTAGGCTTCCCACGGGTTGGTGAATTCGATCCGCAGGTGCCAATGCGGCGTTATTTCTGGCACCCCGCCCGCGGTCCCGCGCAGCGCCGCCTCGACACCCTCGCGGATCGCCTCGACCGCGCGCGCCGGGCTCATCGATTTCGTCGCCGGGCCGAACCCTTCCGACGTCGCCACCGTCGCGATCCCGGGCACCAGCGCGGCCGCCTCGCCGCACATGCCCTTGTCGCCCGACAGGAACACCGACGGCACGCCATAGCGCGCCGCGCACAGCGCGTTCAGCGTGAATTCGGATGCCACCCTGCCGTTGATCAGCAACCGCGACACCCGGCCCGTCAGCGTATGCGCCAGCGGGTTCGTGTCCGATCCGGCCTGGTTGTGGTAGCCGGTGTAAAGCGCCGCATCGAAACTGTCATCCAGCCCGAACATCATCAGGTCTGGATGCCCGCTCCACCCGCGCAGGATCTGCACGTAGGACGGCAGGCGCGACAGGATCAGGTTGCGGGCGCTGGAATGGGCGTCCTTGACCAGGATCTCGGTCGCCCCCGCCGCGCGCGCGCCTTCGCAGGCGGCGACCAGTTCGTCGGTCATGTAGTCCCGGAACTCGGGGTATTCCGGCTTGTCCTTCTGGGCCTCGCTCCAGTCGGTGATGCCGGCGGTGCCTTCGATATCGGCGCTGATGAAGACCTTCATGATACTGTCCCTGTTGTCATGCCAGTTCGGCCATGGCCGCGATCAGCCGGTCGATCTGGTCCGTGGTGTGTTCCGAAAAGACCGCGATCCGCATCGAAGCCCGGTCTTGCGGCGCATCGGAATACCCGCCCGGCGCCATCGCCTTGACCATGATGTCCCGCTTGGCCAGCGCCGCGCCGATCGCCTCGTAATCCGGGCCCTTGTCCTTCAGCGTCACGATGGGCACCGGCGTGTCGGCCACGTCATGGCCCAGCCCGCGCAGCCCGTCGCGCATTCGCCTGACGTTCGCGCCCAGCCGCGCCCGGATCGTCGGATCCGCCTTCAGCATCCGCATTGCCGCCAGCCCTGCGGCAGCGGCAGCCGGCGGCGGCATCGACGCCCCCCGCATGATCAGCGCGCGGTCCCTGATGCGGTCGCGCAGGACGTCATCGCCGGGAATGATCCCGCCCAGCCCGCCGAACGCCTTGGACAATGTCCCCGCCACGTGGCTGCGCGGCCCTTCGGCCCCGAAATGTTCCAGCGCGCCGCGCCCATTGGCGCCCATGACCCCCACGCCATGGCTGTCATCGACGATCAGCCTGCCGTCCGGATACCGGTCCAGGATCGCCCGGTAGGCGTCCAGCGGCGCCAGATCCCCGCTGGACGGGAACACGCCGTCGGTCACCACCACCGGCCTTTGTCCGGGGGCCAGGGCGGTCAGCGCGTCCTCCAGCCCCGAGGGATCCATATGCGCAAACGTCACCACCTTCGCGCCCAGCGTCGGCAGGGCATCGCGGATGCTGTAATGGGTCGCGTCGTCCATCAGCAGCAGGTCGTCGGGCTCGCAGACCCCCTGCAGCAGGGCCATCGGACCGGAATAGCCCGAGACCATGTAGGTCACGTGCTCGGCCGAGAACCAGTCGCGCAATGCTTCCTGCAGGTCGGCGTAGACCTGCATCGCCGCCAGCGTCCCGGGCCCCATCCCGAACCGCCGCGTGGCGTCGCAGGCGGCCTCGATCACCTGCGCGCGTCCGTGCATCACGTAATAGCTGGTCCCGCAAAAGTAATCGACCTCGCGCCCGTCGACCCGCATCCGCGCGCCGATCGGGCCTTCCATGGTCATGATCGCGGCCATCTCAGCCCCGACGTTGCAGGAACATCGGCCCGACGCGGATGCCCTTGCGCCCTTCGTCATCCACCGCACCCAGTTCCAGCACCTCTTCCTCGTACAGCAACCCGTGCATGCGGAACCGGTCCTTGTCGATGGGCTCGCAGGAATGGGTGCAGAAATATTCGATCAGGCACAACAGCTTGCCATGGCGAAAGCTCAGGTAGGTCACGTTGAAATCCGGCCCGTATTCGCCCAGGTGCGGCGCGATCTCGGGCGGCGGCGCGTCGTCGGGCAGGTCCGTCGTGAGCGTCCAGTCGGTGTCCTTCCAGCGCAACTTGCCCGGTTCCGGAAAGCTCAGATCCAGGTGAGGGTAATCGGCCCCCTTGCCATAGATCCGCCCGTCGATGACGAAATCCTTGCCGCCCTTGGGCCGGATCTGCAGCGGCACGCCGTCGCCCATCAGGTACAGCTTGCCGTCCTGCGCCTTGACCTCGACCACCTCGCCACTTGCTGCGTCCAGGTAATTCCCCGGCAGTTCGGCGAACTGGTCTTCGGTGATCGGCGCGGGGCGTTGGTTGCGCGACGGCGCTTTGCCCATCTT includes these proteins:
- a CDS encoding 8-amino-7-oxononanoate synthase/2-amino-3-ketobutyrate coenzyme A ligase — protein: MTMEGPIGARMRVDGREVDYFCGTSYYVMHGRAQVIEAACDATRRFGMGPGTLAAMQVYADLQEALRDWFSAEHVTYMVSGYSGPMALLQGVCEPDDLLLMDDATHYSIRDALPTLGAKVVTFAHMDPSGLEDALTALAPGQRPVVVTDGVFPSSGDLAPLDAYRAILDRYPDGRLIVDDSHGVGVMGANGRGALEHFGAEGPRSHVAGTLSKAFGGLGGIIPGDDVLRDRIRDRALIMRGASMPPPAAAAAGLAAMRMLKADPTIRARLGANVRRMRDGLRGLGHDVADTPVPIVTLKDKGPDYEAIGAALAKRDIMVKAMAPGGYSDAPQDRASMRIAVFSEHTTDQIDRLIAAMAELA
- a CDS encoding D-aminopeptidase → MKVFISADIEGTAGITDWSEAQKDKPEYPEFRDYMTDELVAACEGARAAGATEILVKDAHSSARNLILSRLPSYVQILRGWSGHPDLMMFGLDDSFDAALYTGYHNQAGSDTNPLAHTLTGRVSRLLINGRVASEFTLNALCAARYGVPSVFLSGDKGMCGEAAALVPGIATVATSEGFGPATKSMSPARAVEAIREGVEAALRGTAGGVPEITPHWHLRIEFTNPWEAYDGSWYPGMTHPEPRVLEFTSDDFFEIQRAVRFVVIG